Proteins from a genomic interval of Paenibacillus sp. FSL R5-0623:
- a CDS encoding BglG family transcription antiterminator yields MSITKRQREIVEFLLEHPHEVTAGEIAVEVKVSTRTVHRELQMIEQWLEPLGMKLEKKSGTGIRIDAGSDDLAVLRQQLEGKEYVEFTPEERKLFMLCILLDEPEPVKLLALASDLKVTVSTVTTDLDDLESRIRQAGLKLVRRRGYGVKINGSETIHRTAIAALALEFLDESDLFGRQPEQGGSIVNQKLLDMIGHGDVLTVENALWQPDIEWLENIPERQYMKLLIQLSVAVVRIRKGFGIGRIPPLENKGDEVAEQDEMKVPPYMASRLCGVLSTQLGLTFSQDEQAYFHRLLVETEQRIHSSRLLPIDDLILLDRVHSLIDQMQARTHYAFHEDRLLREGLLGHMQPVMERIEGQQMIRNPLLQQIRKDYDSLFEEVKQSVHQAWPGTNVPDEEIGFLVMHFGASIERLRALKREIRAIIVCTSGIGSSRMLSSRLSKEIPEIRIMDSVSWYEAARIPTDQYDLVLSTVDLPMDEHQYYKVSPLLTAEESERLRHFIRTTTLQQQHNKPREIEVQTTSRYSDPDGMEAILVEIVRIIGKFQVYPLDNQDIGFYKTVYAMCNVLHGTGVLKEPEEIAKRLEAREAVGSQKIPGTRLALFHTRSEGIYRPSISLFQLTEPLLRTPDDPAGVTHILLMLGPRELSKESLEVLSEISALLLQEEMITLLEKGIRDELIHYLSQELVGFYRSKTEIGGQPL; encoded by the coding sequence ATGAGTATTACCAAAAGACAACGTGAAATCGTGGAGTTCCTGCTAGAGCATCCACATGAAGTAACTGCCGGCGAAATCGCCGTTGAAGTAAAGGTCAGTACCCGAACGGTTCACCGGGAGCTGCAAATGATTGAACAATGGCTTGAACCTTTGGGCATGAAGCTGGAAAAAAAATCAGGAACCGGCATCCGAATCGATGCCGGTTCCGATGATCTGGCTGTATTGCGCCAGCAACTAGAGGGTAAAGAATATGTAGAGTTTACGCCAGAAGAGCGTAAGCTCTTCATGCTTTGCATCCTGCTGGATGAACCGGAGCCTGTAAAGTTACTCGCCTTGGCTTCGGATCTGAAAGTGACCGTATCCACCGTAACCACTGATCTGGACGATCTGGAGTCACGAATTCGTCAGGCGGGACTAAAGCTGGTTCGCAGACGTGGATATGGCGTCAAGATTAACGGAAGTGAGACGATTCATCGCACAGCCATAGCTGCACTTGCTCTCGAATTTTTGGATGAGTCGGACCTATTCGGAAGACAGCCAGAACAGGGAGGCTCCATCGTAAACCAAAAACTGTTGGATATGATCGGACACGGTGATGTGCTTACGGTCGAAAATGCGTTATGGCAACCAGACATCGAATGGTTGGAGAACATCCCGGAACGCCAATACATGAAGTTGCTGATTCAATTATCCGTAGCGGTTGTACGTATTCGTAAAGGCTTTGGCATTGGCCGTATACCTCCCCTGGAGAACAAGGGAGATGAAGTCGCAGAGCAGGATGAGATGAAGGTTCCACCTTATATGGCTTCCCGCTTGTGTGGTGTGTTATCGACCCAGCTGGGGCTGACATTCTCCCAAGATGAGCAAGCTTATTTTCACAGACTATTAGTTGAGACAGAGCAGCGGATTCATTCTTCGCGGCTGTTGCCAATAGACGATTTGATTTTACTGGACAGGGTACATTCACTGATTGATCAGATGCAGGCGAGAACACATTATGCCTTTCATGAGGATCGGTTGCTTCGTGAAGGTCTGCTTGGTCATATGCAACCTGTAATGGAGCGAATTGAAGGGCAACAGATGATTCGTAATCCGCTACTACAGCAGATTCGCAAGGATTATGATTCACTCTTCGAAGAGGTCAAACAATCCGTGCATCAAGCTTGGCCAGGTACTAACGTTCCGGATGAGGAAATTGGTTTCCTGGTCATGCACTTTGGCGCTTCCATCGAGAGGTTACGTGCATTGAAACGGGAGATCAGGGCCATCATCGTGTGTACAAGCGGAATTGGATCATCACGCATGCTTTCCAGCCGATTATCCAAGGAGATTCCCGAGATTCGGATCATGGATAGCGTGTCCTGGTATGAAGCTGCCCGGATACCTACAGATCAATATGACCTGGTGTTATCCACTGTCGATCTGCCGATGGATGAGCATCAGTATTACAAAGTGAGTCCACTGCTTACGGCGGAAGAGAGCGAACGTCTGCGTCATTTTATCCGAACAACAACATTACAACAACAGCATAATAAGCCCCGTGAAATAGAGGTTCAGACGACAAGTCGTTACTCTGACCCTGATGGAATGGAAGCTATTTTAGTTGAAATCGTCCGAATTATTGGCAAGTTTCAGGTGTACCCGCTGGATAACCAAGATATCGGTTTCTATAAAACCGTATATGCGATGTGCAACGTACTCCATGGAACTGGTGTATTGAAGGAACCGGAGGAGATCGCAAAACGGTTGGAGGCACGTGAAGCAGTGGGGAGTCAGAAAATTCCCGGCACAAGACTTGCGCTGTTTCATACACGCAGTGAGGGAATTTACAGGCCGTCGATTAGCTTGTTTCAGCTCACGGAGCCACTCCTTCGTACGCCGGATGATCCGGCAGGAGTTACCCATATCCTCTTGATGCTGGGTCCCAGAGAATTATCCAAGGAAAGCCTGGAGGTTCTCAGTGAGATCAGCGCCCTGTTATTGCAGGAAGAAATGATTACATTGCTGGAAAAAGGAATCAGGGATGAACTCATTCATTACCTGTCCCAGGAACTCGTTGGATTTTATCGCAGTAAAACCGAAATTGGAGGTCAACCATTATGA
- a CDS encoding PTS mannitol transporter subunit IICB has protein sequence MSNLDQSSNSKGGLRVGVQRFGRFLSGMVMPNMGAFIAWGLITALFIPTGWFPNETLAQLVDPMIKYLLPLLIGYTGGTMVHGQRGGVVGAIMTIGVIVGSDIPMFLGAMIAGPLAAWIIKKFDKSIEGKIRAGFEMLVNNFSAGIIGGILGIFALLGIGPAVEAISKVLSAGVQGLMNLGLLPLVNLIIEPGKVLFLNNAINHGILTPIATDQARELGQSVLYMLESNPGPGLGILLAYCFFGRGMAKSSAPGAVIIHFFGGIHEIYFPYILMRPILILAAIAGGVAGTLTFMLTGAGLVSAPSPGSIIAYSLLTPKGGYLPMLAGVLVAAVVSFLVAAVLLKTGKQKDEDLESASSRMKDMKSQGTVPNAGITANHREADRTADMASSTVKTDVKKIVFSCDAGMGSSAMGASILRKKMKAEGIDVMVTNTAISDIPPDADVVITQQILTDRARSVAPNAEHISIDNFLKSPEYDALVERLK, from the coding sequence ATGAGTAATTTGGACCAATCGTCCAATTCCAAAGGTGGGCTACGGGTTGGTGTTCAGCGTTTTGGCCGATTCCTGAGTGGTATGGTCATGCCGAATATGGGCGCATTCATCGCCTGGGGATTAATTACGGCTCTGTTCATTCCAACAGGCTGGTTCCCTAACGAGACGCTCGCACAGCTAGTTGATCCGATGATCAAATATTTGCTGCCACTGTTAATTGGTTACACCGGGGGTACGATGGTGCATGGTCAGCGTGGTGGTGTCGTGGGTGCCATTATGACCATCGGGGTCATCGTAGGTAGTGATATCCCAATGTTCCTAGGTGCCATGATTGCCGGACCACTGGCAGCATGGATTATCAAAAAGTTCGATAAATCCATTGAAGGTAAAATTAGAGCCGGATTTGAAATGCTGGTTAACAACTTCTCAGCCGGTATTATTGGCGGGATCTTGGGGATTTTTGCGCTACTGGGCATCGGGCCTGCTGTAGAAGCGATTAGCAAAGTATTATCTGCCGGGGTACAAGGCTTAATGAATCTGGGCTTGTTACCGCTGGTAAACCTAATCATTGAACCAGGTAAAGTATTGTTCCTGAACAATGCAATCAACCACGGGATTCTGACACCGATTGCAACAGATCAAGCAAGAGAATTAGGGCAATCCGTATTATACATGCTTGAATCGAACCCGGGTCCGGGACTTGGTATCTTGCTTGCTTACTGTTTCTTCGGACGCGGAATGGCCAAATCTTCTGCACCAGGTGCCGTTATCATTCATTTCTTCGGGGGAATTCATGAGATCTACTTCCCTTACATTCTGATGAGACCAATTCTGATTCTTGCCGCAATCGCGGGTGGCGTCGCAGGTACATTAACATTCATGCTTACCGGAGCAGGACTTGTTTCAGCACCATCACCGGGTAGTATTATCGCGTATTCCCTCTTAACACCAAAAGGTGGATACCTGCCGATGCTTGCAGGGGTGCTTGTAGCAGCCGTCGTTTCTTTCCTGGTTGCAGCAGTGTTACTGAAAACGGGTAAACAAAAGGACGAAGATCTGGAGTCCGCATCCAGTCGGATGAAAGACATGAAGAGTCAAGGAACCGTACCAAACGCTGGCATTACGGCTAATCATCGTGAAGCAGACAGAACCGCAGATATGGCTTCTTCTACCGTCAAAACAGACGTGAAGAAAATTGTCTTCTCCTGCGATGCAGGCATGGGTTCGAGTGCCATGGGTGCTTCCATTCTGCGCAAGAAGATGAAGGCAGAGGGGATTGACGTTATGGTGACCAATACGGCCATCAGTGATATCCCACCGGATGCAGATGTGGTAATTACACAACAAATATTAACCGATCGTGCCCGCTCCGTTGCGCCGAACGCAGAACATATATCCATCGACAACTTCCTAAAAAGCCCGGAATACGATGCGCTCGTTGAACGTCTGAAGTAA
- the gcvH gene encoding glycine cleavage system protein GcvH, whose amino-acid sequence MSELKSDFLYSEEHEWVQTVGEDTVRIGITEFAQHQLGDIVFVELPDLETNVKAEDSIGTIESVKTVSDLFSPVTGSIIAVNDSLQDSPELVNSSPYEEGWMIEIRVEGDLTAALSTLMNADAYRKHTEE is encoded by the coding sequence ATGAGCGAATTGAAAAGTGATTTCCTGTACAGTGAAGAGCACGAATGGGTGCAAACCGTAGGGGAGGATACTGTACGTATTGGCATTACCGAGTTCGCGCAGCATCAGCTGGGTGACATTGTGTTTGTGGAATTGCCTGACCTTGAAACCAATGTAAAAGCAGAAGACAGCATTGGAACGATCGAATCGGTCAAAACGGTTTCCGACTTGTTCTCTCCCGTCACAGGTTCAATTATTGCAGTGAATGATTCGTTGCAGGACTCCCCTGAACTTGTGAACAGCTCTCCTTACGAGGAAGGCTGGATGATTGAGATCCGTGTTGAGGGAGATCTGACAGCAGCATTGTCTACATTGATGAATGCAGACGCATATCGTAAACATACGGAAGAATAG
- the gcvT gene encoding glycine cleavage system aminomethyltransferase GcvT, with translation MSDLHRTPLFPLYQQYEGVRCIDFGGWELPVQFSGIQKEHEAVRERAGLFDVSHMGEFTVQGEQAEVFLQQMMTNDVTTLVPGQAQYTLMCYPDGGVVDDLLVYKLEDQHYMLVVNASNIDKDWAWLQEHLIPGVSMTNDSEQTALLALQGPLAVDIIGKVTDTDVSSIEPFRFVPDAEVCGVKLLLSRTGYTGEDGFELYVPADQAAVVWNGLMQAGEGHGLVPTGLGARDTLRFEARLPLYGQELSATISPLEAGVGMFVKLNAGPFIGHEALLQQKTDGPARKLVGIEVLERGIPRPHYPIYAKGVQIGEVTTGTQSPTLKRNLGLALIDSKYAALGTPLEIEIRGKKLKAEVVKTPFHKRTRTSKTPTQGADQA, from the coding sequence ATGTCCGATTTGCATAGAACACCACTCTTCCCACTATATCAGCAATATGAAGGCGTACGGTGCATTGATTTTGGAGGCTGGGAGCTTCCGGTACAATTTAGCGGAATCCAGAAAGAACATGAAGCCGTACGCGAGCGCGCTGGACTGTTCGATGTATCCCATATGGGCGAATTCACAGTACAGGGTGAGCAGGCCGAAGTTTTTTTGCAACAAATGATGACTAATGATGTGACCACACTTGTTCCCGGTCAAGCCCAGTACACCCTGATGTGTTATCCAGATGGCGGTGTGGTGGATGATCTGCTCGTGTATAAACTGGAAGATCAGCATTATATGCTTGTGGTTAACGCCTCTAACATCGACAAGGATTGGGCATGGCTGCAAGAGCACTTGATCCCCGGCGTAAGCATGACCAACGATTCGGAGCAGACGGCGCTACTCGCCTTGCAAGGTCCACTGGCTGTAGACATTATCGGGAAAGTTACGGATACGGATGTATCCTCGATTGAACCGTTTCGTTTTGTGCCCGATGCCGAAGTATGTGGAGTAAAATTACTGTTGTCCCGTACCGGTTATACCGGTGAAGATGGCTTTGAGCTATATGTACCTGCAGATCAGGCCGCTGTGGTCTGGAATGGGTTAATGCAAGCGGGTGAAGGTCACGGACTCGTACCAACCGGACTTGGTGCCCGGGATACACTGCGCTTTGAAGCAAGGCTACCACTGTATGGACAGGAATTGTCGGCAACCATCTCTCCGCTCGAAGCTGGTGTTGGCATGTTTGTGAAGCTGAATGCCGGACCTTTTATCGGACACGAAGCCTTGTTACAGCAAAAAACTGACGGGCCTGCCCGCAAACTGGTCGGCATTGAAGTGTTGGAGCGCGGTATTCCCCGCCCCCACTATCCCATATACGCCAAAGGCGTACAGATCGGTGAAGTGACAACAGGTACGCAATCACCTACATTGAAGCGTAATCTGGGGCTTGCCCTCATCGACAGCAAATACGCTGCGCTGGGAACCCCGCTTGAGATTGAGATCCGCGGCAAGAAATTAAAAGCCGAGGTCGTGAAGACCCCTTTTCATAAACGGACACGTACGTCGAAGACACCTACTCAAGGAGCTGATCAAGCATGA
- the gcvPA gene encoding aminomethyl-transferring glycine dehydrogenase subunit GcvPA has product MSKHRYIPMTEQDQSAMLATIGVDTLEDLFQDIPQEIRYQGELPVSSKLDEYALTRHMSKQAGANANFETHASFLGAGIHDHHVPSVINHVISRSEFYTAYTPYQPEISQGELQAIFEFQSYICELTGMAVANASMYDGATAFAEAGNLAAAATRRKQLIVSRTVHPEARQVLQAYAHGLRLEIVEIGYKDGVTDWDALQAAISDDTAAVMIQSPNFFGAVENVKQAADLVHAHKGLLVVSANPLSLGLLEAPGKLGADIVVGDAQPLGIAASLGGPTCGYFAVSQPHMRRIPGRIVGQTTDRNGKRGFVLTLQAREQHIRREKATSNICSNQALLALSASVYMSIMGKQGMIDVADLNLQKSHYTLNTLTAISGVSLTFKAPTFNEFVIKLPEGTDIDALQLKLLDAGFIGGYELGRDYPELAGHMLIAVTERRSKEEIDEFARALEGSL; this is encoded by the coding sequence ATGAGCAAGCACCGTTACATTCCCATGACTGAGCAAGATCAGAGCGCCATGCTCGCAACCATTGGTGTGGATACGCTGGAGGATCTGTTTCAGGACATTCCGCAGGAGATTCGTTATCAGGGCGAGCTGCCCGTATCCTCCAAACTTGATGAATATGCGCTGACACGTCATATGTCCAAACAAGCTGGCGCCAACGCCAATTTCGAAACACACGCCAGCTTCCTCGGCGCAGGTATACACGATCATCATGTTCCTTCCGTCATCAATCATGTCATTTCCCGTTCCGAGTTCTACACTGCCTACACACCTTATCAGCCTGAGATCAGCCAAGGTGAACTACAGGCCATCTTCGAGTTTCAGTCCTACATCTGTGAATTAACCGGTATGGCTGTAGCCAATGCCAGCATGTATGACGGTGCAACGGCCTTTGCGGAAGCGGGTAATTTGGCCGCAGCAGCAACTCGTCGCAAACAGCTCATTGTATCCCGTACCGTTCATCCGGAAGCCCGTCAGGTATTGCAGGCATATGCGCACGGACTCCGTCTGGAGATTGTCGAGATTGGTTATAAGGATGGCGTCACTGATTGGGATGCCCTGCAAGCCGCCATATCGGACGATACCGCTGCTGTCATGATCCAAAGTCCGAACTTCTTTGGTGCTGTGGAAAATGTGAAGCAGGCTGCCGACCTCGTGCATGCGCACAAGGGCCTGCTCGTTGTAAGTGCCAACCCGCTATCGCTGGGTCTGCTGGAAGCCCCAGGCAAGCTGGGTGCCGACATCGTTGTAGGTGATGCGCAGCCCCTCGGCATCGCCGCTTCACTCGGCGGCCCAACATGCGGATATTTCGCCGTATCCCAGCCTCATATGCGCCGAATTCCTGGCCGAATCGTAGGCCAAACAACCGATCGCAACGGCAAGCGCGGTTTTGTACTGACATTGCAAGCACGTGAACAGCATATCCGCCGCGAAAAGGCGACATCCAACATCTGTTCCAACCAGGCTTTGCTTGCACTCAGCGCATCTGTCTATATGTCCATTATGGGGAAACAGGGTATGATCGATGTCGCGGATCTGAATTTGCAAAAGAGTCATTACACCCTAAATACATTAACTGCGATTTCCGGTGTTAGCCTGACGTTTAAGGCGCCAACATTTAATGAATTTGTGATTAAGCTGCCTGAAGGAACTGACATCGATGCCCTTCAACTAAAACTGCTGGATGCGGGCTTCATTGGTGGTTACGAACTTGGACGTGATTATCCAGAGCTTGCTGGACATATGCTGATTGCTGTTACCGAACGACGCAGTAAGGAAGAGATTGACGAATTCGCACGAGCATTGGAGGGATCGCTGTGA
- the gcvPB gene encoding aminomethyl-transferring glycine dehydrogenase subunit GcvPB: MIFELSSPGRVAYSLPECDVPRQAANTLIPREMLRSEAAALPEVFEVDVIRHYTALSRRNFGVDNGFYPLGSCTMKYNPKINEDVARYNGFAKIHPYQHESSIQGALELLYTLQNDLAGLTGMDAVTLQPAAGAHGEWTGLMMIRAYHEGRGEQRTKVIVPDSSHGTNPASATVAGFETVTIPSRADGLVDLDALRAAVGSDTAALMLTNPNTLGLFEKDIQEIASIVHQAGGLLYYDGANSNAIMGITRPGDMGFDVVHLNLHKTMSTPHGGGGPGAGPVGVKSRLIPFLPKPMVIKKDDGMYAFDREGDQSIGRVKAYYGNFGILVRAYAYIRTYGPEGLRRVSECAVLNANYMMARLAPYYEIPYPGVCKHEFVMSGRGLKQYGVRTLDVAKRLLDFGYHPPTVYFPLNVEECIMIEPTETESKETLDGFIDTMIRIAKEAEETPELVLNAPYGTPVTRLDETTAARKPVLNCACS; the protein is encoded by the coding sequence TTGATTTTTGAACTCAGCAGCCCGGGGCGTGTCGCTTATTCCTTGCCAGAATGTGACGTTCCTCGTCAGGCTGCCAATACGTTGATTCCCCGGGAAATGCTCCGTTCGGAAGCAGCGGCACTGCCGGAAGTGTTCGAGGTAGATGTTATTCGACATTATACTGCGCTATCCCGTCGCAACTTCGGTGTAGATAACGGATTCTATCCACTAGGCTCTTGTACGATGAAATACAATCCAAAGATTAATGAGGATGTTGCACGTTATAACGGTTTCGCCAAAATCCATCCGTACCAGCATGAATCCAGCATTCAAGGTGCTCTTGAACTGTTATATACATTGCAAAACGACCTTGCAGGTCTGACAGGTATGGACGCTGTGACCCTGCAACCAGCCGCTGGTGCCCATGGCGAATGGACTGGACTTATGATGATTCGTGCCTACCACGAAGGGCGTGGTGAACAACGTACCAAAGTCATCGTGCCCGATTCTTCTCACGGGACCAACCCGGCAAGTGCTACTGTTGCAGGATTTGAAACGGTGACGATTCCATCCCGCGCAGACGGACTGGTCGATCTGGACGCACTCCGTGCAGCAGTCGGTTCGGATACGGCAGCATTGATGCTGACCAACCCGAATACACTTGGTCTGTTCGAGAAAGACATTCAGGAGATTGCATCCATCGTACATCAGGCTGGTGGCTTGTTGTATTACGATGGCGCGAACTCCAATGCCATTATGGGCATTACCCGTCCGGGTGATATGGGCTTTGACGTGGTGCATCTGAACTTGCACAAAACGATGAGTACACCTCATGGCGGTGGTGGACCTGGCGCCGGACCCGTCGGGGTGAAGAGCCGTCTGATTCCGTTCCTGCCTAAGCCCATGGTGATCAAAAAGGATGACGGTATGTATGCATTCGATCGTGAAGGCGATCAATCCATTGGCCGAGTGAAAGCCTACTACGGCAACTTCGGTATTCTGGTACGTGCCTATGCCTACATTCGCACCTATGGACCTGAAGGTTTACGCCGTGTCTCTGAATGCGCGGTACTCAATGCTAACTATATGATGGCCCGTCTCGCACCTTACTACGAGATCCCGTATCCGGGCGTATGCAAACATGAATTCGTCATGTCTGGTCGGGGATTGAAGCAGTATGGTGTGCGTACACTGGATGTTGCCAAACGATTGCTTGATTTTGGATATCATCCACCAACGGTGTACTTCCCGCTCAACGTCGAAGAATGCATCATGATCGAGCCGACAGAAACCGAAAGTAAAGAAACGCTGGACGGGTTCATTGATACGATGATACGGATTGCCAAAGAAGCGGAAGAGACACCTGAATTAGTCCTGAACGCACCTTATGGCACACCGGTTACTCGACTCGATGAGACTACCGCAGCCCGCAAACCTGTACTGAACTGCGCTTGCAGTTAA
- the ptsP gene encoding phosphoenolpyruvate--protein phosphotransferase, with protein sequence MLNVSGIAASAGIAIAKAFILEHPDYSVEKRQINDVDAEIAKLDSALGKSQAELEAIKERTLQELGEKKAEIFASHLLILNDPELIDPVKARIADDMINAEFALNETASQFISMFENMKSAYLQERAADMRDVTKRVLNHLLGIDFMSPAEINEEVIVLAEDLTPSDTAQLNRQFVKGFATNIGGRTSHSAIMARSLEIPAVVGTKDILAQAKQGDMIIVDGLDGHVLVNPTDEVIAEYRAKQEQYDAQRAEWRKLRDEPTVTVDNVHVELAANIGTPNDVTGVLENGGEAVGLYRTEFLYMGRDKLPSEDIQYNAYKAVLEKMEGKPVVVRTLDIGGDKELPYLDLPKEMNPFLGFRAVRLCLDRLDIFRTQLRALLRASVHGNLRVMFPMIATLGEFREAKAVLLEEKEKLVAEGIAVSDSIQLGIMVEIPSTAVLADQFAKEVDFFSIGTNDLIQYTMAADRMNERVAYLYQPYNPAILRLVKMVIDAAHREGKWVGMCGEMAGDETAIPLLLGLGLDEFSMSATSILPARSQITKLSRADMQELAAKALDMQTAEQVVELVQSIQA encoded by the coding sequence ATGCTTAATGTCTCCGGGATCGCGGCTTCGGCGGGTATTGCTATCGCCAAGGCGTTTATCTTGGAGCATCCTGACTACTCTGTAGAAAAACGCCAAATTAACGACGTTGACGCAGAGATCGCAAAACTCGACTCAGCTCTGGGTAAATCCCAGGCTGAGCTTGAGGCGATCAAAGAGCGCACTTTACAAGAGCTTGGCGAGAAAAAAGCAGAGATTTTTGCTTCGCATTTGCTCATTCTGAATGACCCGGAACTAATTGATCCGGTTAAAGCTAGAATTGCGGATGACATGATCAATGCAGAATTTGCTTTGAACGAAACGGCATCGCAATTTATCTCCATGTTTGAGAACATGAAGAGTGCATACCTGCAGGAACGTGCAGCAGATATGCGTGACGTTACCAAACGTGTGCTAAATCACTTGCTTGGTATCGACTTCATGAGTCCGGCTGAGATCAATGAAGAAGTGATCGTGCTTGCGGAGGATCTAACACCTTCCGACACGGCTCAATTGAACCGCCAATTTGTTAAAGGTTTTGCAACCAACATTGGTGGACGTACTTCTCACTCGGCGATCATGGCGCGCTCACTTGAAATTCCAGCTGTTGTTGGAACCAAGGACATCTTGGCTCAAGCGAAACAAGGCGATATGATCATTGTTGACGGTCTGGATGGTCATGTACTGGTTAACCCTACTGATGAAGTTATTGCTGAATACCGTGCCAAACAGGAACAGTATGATGCACAACGTGCAGAGTGGAGAAAACTTCGTGATGAGCCAACGGTAACGGTGGACAACGTTCATGTTGAACTTGCAGCCAACATTGGTACACCAAATGATGTAACGGGTGTTCTGGAGAACGGTGGCGAGGCTGTAGGCCTGTACCGTACCGAGTTCTTGTATATGGGCAGAGACAAGCTCCCTTCCGAAGACATTCAGTATAATGCTTACAAAGCGGTACTGGAAAAAATGGAAGGTAAACCGGTTGTTGTTCGTACACTCGACATCGGTGGAGACAAAGAGCTTCCATACCTGGATCTGCCAAAAGAAATGAATCCATTCCTCGGCTTCCGCGCAGTTCGTCTGTGTCTGGACCGTCTGGATATCTTCCGGACACAATTGCGTGCATTGCTGCGTGCAAGCGTACATGGAAACCTGCGTGTCATGTTCCCGATGATCGCAACACTCGGTGAATTCCGTGAAGCAAAAGCTGTCTTGCTCGAAGAGAAAGAGAAGCTGGTTGCTGAAGGCATTGCTGTTTCTGACAGCATTCAACTCGGAATCATGGTCGAAATTCCTTCGACTGCAGTTCTGGCGGATCAGTTTGCCAAAGAAGTGGATTTCTTCAGTATCGGAACGAACGATCTGATTCAATACACGATGGCTGCTGACCGTATGAACGAACGAGTGGCTTATCTGTACCAACCTTACAACCCGGCCATTTTGCGTTTGGTTAAAATGGTTATCGATGCAGCGCATCGTGAAGGCAAATGGGTTGGCATGTGTGGTGAGATGGCAGGAGACGAAACAGCAATTCCATTGTTGCTCGGTCTTGGATTGGATGAGTTCAGCATGAGCGCAACCTCCATTCTGCCAGCTCGTAGTCAGATCACCAAGTTGTCCCGTGCGGATATGCAGGAACTGGCTGCTAAAGCTCTGGATATGCAAACGGCTGAACAAGTTGTTGAATTGGTTCAAAGCATTCAAGCGTAA
- a CDS encoding HPr family phosphocarrier protein, whose protein sequence is MQQTFRITDEDGIHARPATALVNTANKFKGAESFAEANGKKVTLKSILGVLSLGLEQGDTISIIVEGEGEAEALQALTDVMVNEGLGEINA, encoded by the coding sequence ATGCAACAAACATTCAGAATTACAGACGAAGATGGTATCCACGCACGTCCGGCGACAGCCCTGGTAAATACAGCAAACAAATTCAAAGGTGCAGAATCCTTTGCAGAAGCTAACGGTAAAAAAGTAACTTTGAAATCCATTCTGGGTGTTCTTTCCCTCGGATTGGAACAAGGCGACACCATCAGCATCATCGTTGAAGGCGAAGGCGAAGCTGAAGCTCTTCAAGCTTTGACTGACGTTATGGTTAACGAAGGGTTGGGCGAAATTAATGCTTAA